In Candidatus Berkelbacteria bacterium, the following are encoded in one genomic region:
- the rplV gene encoding 50S ribosomal protein L22 gives MTVKLRFLRHSARKLRPIVLLVRGKSLTDALNTTSVMPQHSAYDINKALKMAEAAAKQKQFDPAKMIVSAITATDGPKIRRQRPNARGRSNRYLKHLAHLVITVAETENETPKTKKKTSKAVKKEETE, from the coding sequence GTGACTGTCAAACTACGTTTCTTGCGTCACTCTGCCCGTAAGCTTCGCCCGATTGTCTTGTTAGTTAGGGGTAAAAGCCTAACGGATGCCTTAAACACGACGTCTGTAATGCCGCAACATTCCGCGTATGACATCAATAAGGCTCTGAAGATGGCGGAAGCTGCCGCAAAACAGAAACAGTTTGATCCGGCAAAAATGATTGTCTCGGCAATTACCGCTACTGACGGCCCAAAAATCCGTCGACAGCGCCCGAACGCTCGCGGCCGTTCCAATCGTTACCTGAAACATTTGGCACATTTAGTTATTACGGTCGCCGAAACCGAGAACGAAACGCCAAAAACTAAAAAGAAAACTTCAAAAGCAGTCAAGAAAGAGGAAACGGAGTAA
- the rpmC gene encoding 50S ribosomal protein L29 codes for MAHRRDFISETRRMTPQQISGKISESKKRLLEIDQEKLLGKLKNVSSRRYLKREIAQMMTIRDEKVSQALQKEPQDA; via the coding sequence ATGGCTCATCGTCGTGATTTTATTAGCGAAACCAGAAGGATGACACCGCAACAGATTAGCGGTAAAATAAGCGAGAGCAAAAAACGCTTGCTGGAAATTGACCAGGAAAAATTGCTCGGCAAACTAAAGAACGTTTCGTCCCGACGTTATTTAAAGCGGGAGATTGCCCAAATGATGACTATTCGTGACGAAAAAGTTTCTCAAGCGTTGCAGAAGGAGCCTCAAGATGCGTAA
- the rplN gene encoding 50S ribosomal protein L14: MLQLRSRVKVADNSGARFVGIIKVIQQGKSDAAEVGDVVIASVKEAIPRGNVKAKEVVRAVIVRQTKPYRRKDGSTIRFDDNAVVIINPDGTPRGTRIFGPIAREIRDKGLSKIVSLAPEVL; encoded by the coding sequence ATGCTCCAATTACGAAGCCGCGTCAAAGTTGCTGATAACTCCGGAGCCCGTTTCGTCGGGATCATTAAGGTTATTCAGCAGGGAAAATCAGACGCTGCTGAGGTTGGGGACGTCGTTATAGCTTCAGTCAAAGAAGCAATCCCCCGCGGAAATGTTAAGGCAAAAGAGGTTGTGCGAGCCGTGATTGTGCGCCAAACAAAACCATATCGACGTAAAGACGGTTCAACTATTCGTTTTGACGATAACGCCGTGGTAATCATTAACCCTGACGGTACACCACGTGGTACACGTATTTTTGGCCCAATTGCTCGCGAAATCCGCGACAAGGGCTTATCTAAGATAGTCTCGCTAGCTCCGGAGGTACTCTAA
- a CDS encoding 50S ribosomal protein L23, with the protein MYSVIKPLLTEKSAAKMSEGLYVMTITEGATKTSVAQDLKKLFNVEVTGVRIINLPAKKVRFKARKGTQSAIRKAYIQLKKGQQLPGFEVKKEDRKADKEKA; encoded by the coding sequence ATGTACTCTGTTATTAAACCGCTATTAACCGAAAAATCCGCTGCCAAAATGAGCGAGGGTTTGTATGTGATGACAATTACTGAAGGCGCCACAAAGACCTCAGTGGCTCAAGACCTTAAAAAGCTATTCAACGTTGAAGTTACTGGCGTACGAATCATTAATTTACCGGCGAAAAAGGTTCGTTTTAAAGCTCGTAAAGGCACCCAATCAGCCATCCGCAAGGCTTATATACAGCTCAAAAAGGGCCAACAGCTGCCTGGTTTCGAAGTGAAAAAAGAAGATAGAAAAGCTGACAAGGAGAAAGCCTAA
- the tuf gene encoding elongation factor Tu — protein MAATFERTKPHVNVGTIGHVDHGKTTLTAAITNVLAEEGKAEKKAVDQIDNAPEEKQRGITIATYHVEYESDKRHYAHVDCPGHADYVKNMITGAAQMDAAILVVSAPDGPMPQTREHILLAKQVGVPYIVVFLNKTDQVTDPDLLELVEEEIRDLLNKYEYPGKDTPIIKGSALKALEGDADAKKAIKELVEALDTYVPEPTREIDKPFLMPVEDVFSIKGRGTVVTGRVERGQIKIGDEVEVVGIKPTAKTVITGVEMFRKQLNEGQAGDNVGLLVRGLERTDVERGQVMCKPGSITPHTEFEAECYILKKEEGGRHTPFTKGYKPQFYFRTTDVTGEVELPEGAEMVVPGDTTTFKVKLINPIAMEEKLRFAIREGGKTVGAGIVTKIIK, from the coding sequence ATGGCAGCTACATTTGAACGAACCAAACCGCACGTCAACGTCGGCACAATCGGCCACGTCGACCACGGTAAAACGACCTTGACTGCCGCTATCACCAACGTTTTAGCGGAAGAGGGCAAGGCCGAAAAGAAGGCCGTTGATCAGATCGACAACGCGCCAGAAGAAAAGCAGCGTGGTATCACCATTGCCACCTATCACGTCGAGTACGAATCGGATAAGCGTCACTACGCTCACGTTGACTGTCCGGGACACGCCGACTACGTCAAGAACATGATCACCGGCGCCGCCCAGATGGACGCGGCAATTCTTGTCGTATCAGCACCGGATGGCCCTATGCCGCAGACGCGCGAACACATCTTGCTTGCTAAGCAAGTTGGCGTGCCTTACATCGTTGTCTTCTTGAATAAAACCGACCAAGTCACTGACCCGGATCTTCTGGAACTGGTTGAAGAAGAAATTCGTGATCTATTAAACAAGTACGAGTACCCTGGCAAAGACACCCCGATCATCAAGGGTTCCGCTCTTAAAGCCCTCGAAGGCGACGCGGATGCTAAAAAAGCCATCAAAGAGCTAGTTGAAGCTCTCGACACCTACGTTCCAGAGCCAACTCGCGAAATTGACAAACCGTTCCTGATGCCTGTCGAAGATGTTTTCTCGATCAAGGGTCGCGGTACTGTCGTAACCGGTCGTGTTGAGCGTGGTCAGATCAAAATCGGTGACGAAGTTGAAGTTGTCGGTATCAAACCAACCGCCAAAACTGTTATTACTGGTGTTGAAATGTTCCGCAAACAGCTTAACGAAGGCCAAGCCGGCGACAACGTTGGCTTGCTTGTTCGTGGCTTAGAGCGCACTGACGTTGAGCGCGGACAGGTTATGTGTAAGCCGGGTTCAATTACTCCGCATACCGAGTTCGAAGCCGAATGCTACATCCTCAAGAAAGAGGAAGGTGGCCGACACACGCCGTTCACTAAGGGTTACAAGCCGCAGTTCTACTTCCGAACCACTGACGTCACCGGTGAAGTTGAGCTTCCAGAGGGTGCCGAGATGGTTGTCCCGGGCGACACCACGACTTTCAAAGTCAAACTGATCAATCCGATCGCGATGGAAGAGAAGCTTCGCTTCGCCATCCGCGAAGGCGGCAAAACGGTCGGTGCCGGGATTGTCACTAAGATTATCAAGTAA
- the rpsC gene encoding 30S ribosomal protein S3, whose translation MGQKTNPISNRMSMDADWRSKWFAVNKSDFRKYLVDDIKIRDYINKKLNNAGIGRVEIIRSRDRLEIKLTTSKPGLVIGRGGQGINLLKAELQSKFYPQGMPAVRLDITEERKPDLSATLVAQNIGNQIERRIPYRRACKQAIERTMSSGAKGIKILVSGRLNGAEIARNEKFQDGSIPLSRFNIDIDHFVYHAKTTYGVIGVKVWVNRGEREEVVEEK comes from the coding sequence ATGGGCCAAAAAACGAACCCAATTAGTAACCGCATGAGCATGGACGCCGACTGGCGTAGCAAATGGTTTGCTGTCAATAAGAGCGACTTTCGTAAATACCTTGTCGACGACATTAAAATCCGCGATTACATCAATAAAAAACTGAACAATGCCGGCATTGGCAGAGTGGAGATAATCCGTTCACGCGACCGCCTGGAAATTAAATTAACAACCAGCAAACCAGGCTTGGTTATTGGTCGTGGCGGGCAAGGCATTAACCTGTTGAAAGCGGAATTGCAGAGTAAATTCTATCCCCAGGGCATGCCAGCGGTTAGGCTTGATATAACCGAAGAGCGTAAGCCTGATCTGTCAGCAACTCTCGTTGCCCAGAACATCGGGAATCAGATCGAACGACGTATCCCGTATCGCCGTGCCTGCAAACAAGCGATTGAACGAACGATGTCCAGCGGCGCTAAGGGAATTAAAATCCTCGTTTCAGGACGCCTAAACGGTGCAGAAATCGCCCGCAATGAGAAGTTCCAGGACGGCTCGATCCCACTTTCCAGGTTCAATATTGATATTGACCACTTCGTCTATCACGCCAAGACCACCTACGGAGTTATCGGCGTGAAAGTTTGGGTTAATCGCGGCGAGCGCGAGGAAGTGGTTGAGGAGAAGTAA
- the rplP gene encoding 50S ribosomal protein L16 codes for MLLPKKLKHRKIRKGSYAGPATRGFSVDFGDYALKAMDRAWLTSRQIEAARRAMTRYIRRGGKIWTRVFPHKPVTSKPAEVGMGGGKGALDHFVAVVKPGTIIFELGGVEQSIAAEAMRLAAHKLPVKTKFISKEQEI; via the coding sequence ATGCTATTACCAAAGAAGCTTAAACACCGCAAAATTCGCAAGGGCAGCTACGCTGGCCCGGCAACACGTGGTTTCAGCGTTGACTTTGGTGACTATGCTTTAAAAGCGATGGATCGCGCCTGGTTAACCAGCCGTCAGATCGAGGCTGCGAGACGGGCAATGACACGGTACATTCGCCGTGGTGGTAAGATTTGGACCCGCGTCTTCCCACATAAACCAGTCACATCTAAACCAGCTGAAGTTGGCATGGGTGGTGGTAAGGGCGCGCTGGACCATTTCGTGGCAGTTGTAAAACCCGGCACGATTATCTTTGAGCTCGGTGGCGTTGAGCAATCAATTGCGGCTGAAGCAATGCGTCTCGCTGCCCACAAATTACCCGTTAAAACCAAGTTCATCAGCAAGGAGCAGGAGATCTAA
- the rplC gene encoding 50S ribosomal protein L3 encodes MKAILGQKVGMTQVWDDKGRLVPATVILAEPNKVLENKENTVLVGVKTAGKTAKAQRHFATKLDSKRGIRIKSFKDVSPEGETLSVSQFKVGENVSITGTTKGKGFAGVVKRHGFAGWPASHGHSHQRRPGSIGAQRPQRVVKGQKMGGHMGHETLTVRGNKVISIDTTENLLIVSGAVPGPAKGHLVIRSFND; translated from the coding sequence ATGAAAGCAATATTGGGTCAAAAAGTTGGCATGACACAGGTATGGGACGACAAAGGTCGTCTGGTTCCTGCTACAGTAATTCTCGCCGAACCCAATAAAGTACTTGAGAATAAGGAAAATACAGTTCTCGTCGGAGTGAAAACAGCTGGCAAAACAGCTAAGGCCCAGCGTCATTTCGCCACCAAACTCGACTCAAAGCGCGGCATTAGGATCAAAAGCTTCAAAGACGTTTCACCGGAAGGTGAAACGCTTTCTGTTTCACAGTTCAAAGTTGGCGAAAATGTCAGCATCACGGGAACTACTAAGGGTAAGGGTTTTGCCGGCGTCGTTAAGCGACACGGGTTTGCTGGATGGCCGGCTAGCCATGGTCACTCTCATCAGCGTCGCCCAGGTTCAATTGGAGCTCAGCGGCCACAGCGCGTGGTTAAAGGTCAAAAAATGGGCGGTCATATGGGCCATGAAACCCTAACCGTACGGGGCAATAAAGTTATTTCAATAGACACGACCGAAAATCTTTTGATTGTTTCAGGCGCCGTGCCAGGACCAGCCAAGGGTCATCTGGTGATTAGGAGCTTTAATGACTAA
- the rpsQ gene encoding 30S ribosomal protein S17, with product MRKTMTGIVVSDKMQLTAVVAVTTQKIHPIIKKRYNRDARFMVHNPENAYKTGDKVVIAETKPLSRHKNWEITGYADKGQKAK from the coding sequence ATGCGTAAGACAATGACCGGAATCGTTGTTTCGGACAAAATGCAGCTAACCGCTGTTGTCGCCGTGACAACTCAAAAAATTCACCCAATAATCAAAAAGCGCTACAACAGAGACGCTCGCTTTATGGTTCATAACCCAGAAAACGCCTACAAAACTGGCGATAAGGTTGTAATCGCCGAAACGAAACCATTGAGTCGCCACAAAAACTGGGAGATCACTGGTTACGCCGACAAGGGACAAAAGGCCAAGTAA
- the rpsS gene encoding 30S ribosomal protein S19 — translation MARSLKKGPYCDPKLLKKLDGMSAGAKTVIKTWSRRSTIFPEMIGFTFGVHNGKSFLPVLVTEEMVGHKLGEFSPTRNFRAHGGKMAKEQAQDAASKGAK, via the coding sequence ATGGCACGATCACTCAAAAAAGGCCCGTATTGCGATCCTAAACTACTCAAGAAACTTGACGGAATGAGTGCTGGCGCAAAAACGGTCATTAAAACCTGGAGTCGTCGATCAACCATTTTCCCAGAAATGATCGGTTTTACTTTCGGTGTCCATAACGGTAAGTCGTTTTTGCCAGTTTTGGTGACGGAAGAGATGGTTGGCCACAAGCTTGGTGAGTTCTCCCCAACCCGTAACTTCCGTGCTCACGGCGGTAAGATGGCTAAAGAACAAGCTCAAGACGCCGCCTCAAAGGGAGCTAAGTGA
- the rpsJ gene encoding 30S ribosomal protein S10, which produces MSESKHKNEKRTQAKSSIRIKLKAYDYRVIDRSAKKIIETAERTGAVVAGPIPLPTEKNLVTVNRSTFVHKDAREQFEIRTHKRIIDVLDPNPKTLDALMNLDLPAGVDIEIKT; this is translated from the coding sequence ATGAGTGAATCAAAACACAAAAACGAAAAGCGCACACAAGCTAAGTCCTCGATCCGCATTAAGCTCAAAGCTTACGATTACCGGGTCATCGACCGTAGCGCTAAGAAGATAATTGAAACTGCTGAACGGACCGGGGCGGTGGTTGCTGGACCTATCCCGCTGCCAACGGAAAAGAACCTCGTCACGGTCAACCGTTCAACGTTCGTCCACAAAGACGCGCGTGAGCAGTTCGAGATCCGCACCCACAAACGCATCATCGACGTCTTGGACCCAAATCCAAAGACTTTAGATGCCTTGATGAATCTGGACTTGCCAGCGGGTGTAGACATAGAGATTAAGACTTAA
- a CDS encoding DUF167 domain-containing protein, producing MKIFVKVKAGAGENAVERLDATHYAVSVTAMPVKNQANTAVIELISKYLNIPKSTVVIKRGQTAKQKTLEILGNQELFK from the coding sequence ATGAAAATATTCGTCAAAGTTAAGGCGGGGGCGGGGGAGAATGCGGTTGAAAGACTCGATGCAACGCATTACGCAGTTTCAGTAACGGCCATGCCAGTAAAAAATCAGGCAAATACGGCGGTTATCGAGCTTATTTCCAAGTATTTAAATATTCCAAAAAGCACTGTCGTCATAAAACGCGGCCAAACTGCCAAGCAAAAAACTTTAGAGATTCTAGGTAACCAAGAGCTTTTTAAATAG
- a CDS encoding DUF2200 domain-containing protein — MDTEKSKQRIYKMKVAGVYPFYVAKAEKKGRTKAEVDEIIRWLTGYSQKELEAVLNSETDFEAFFSQAPKPNPNRTKVTGTICGVRIEEITDPIVREVRILDKLIDDLAKGRPMEKIIRA; from the coding sequence ATGGATACCGAGAAGTCGAAACAACGAATATATAAAATGAAGGTGGCGGGGGTGTACCCGTTTTATGTTGCCAAGGCCGAGAAAAAGGGCCGCACCAAAGCTGAAGTTGATGAAATTATCCGCTGGCTGACGGGTTATTCTCAAAAAGAATTAGAAGCCGTACTCAATAGCGAAACTGATTTCGAAGCGTTTTTCTCCCAAGCTCCCAAACCCAATCCCAACCGCACTAAAGTTACTGGCACAATCTGTGGCGTACGGATCGAAGAAATCACCGACCCAATAGTCCGCGAAGTTCGAATTCTAGACAAACTCATCGACGACCTGGCCAAGGGTAGGCCAATGGAAAAGATTATACGGGCCTAG
- the rplX gene encoding 50S ribosomal protein L24, giving the protein MSKIIKGDKVLIIAGKDKGKTGLVDRVLPKKHKVVVVGANMAKKHLKKSAKNPQGGIIDITLPIHISNVMLLDPAQNKPTRIGYAIKGSDKQRVSKRSGDIVRREK; this is encoded by the coding sequence ATGTCGAAAATAATTAAAGGCGACAAGGTACTAATTATTGCAGGCAAGGATAAGGGTAAAACCGGCCTAGTTGATCGAGTATTACCGAAAAAACACAAAGTCGTAGTAGTCGGTGCCAATATGGCCAAAAAACACCTTAAAAAGTCGGCCAAGAACCCGCAAGGTGGCATCATCGACATCACTTTGCCTATTCATATTAGTAATGTTATGTTACTTGACCCGGCTCAGAACAAACCTACTAGAATCGGTTACGCCATTAAGGGTAGTGATAAGCAGCGAGTTTCGAAGCGAAGCGGCGACATTGTCCGACGAGAAAAATAA
- the rplD gene encoding 50S ribosomal protein L4, which produces MTKPKGANSALIKQAVLAKLANKRAATSAVKTRGQVSGGGRKPWRQKGTGRARAGSSRSPIWVGGGKVFGPTKERNYKTRLPQKMQRRALTEILNTIKNDVKTVSSLAMKEIKTKAAAEMLRKLQVNGAALLITEKIQPELLLSTNNLPNVSVTTVENLSIGDFVSERSVVMEQKVFDKLFPEAKKAPAKPKATKKAETK; this is translated from the coding sequence ATGACTAAGCCAAAAGGCGCGAATTCAGCGCTAATTAAACAAGCCGTTCTGGCTAAACTTGCCAACAAACGCGCTGCAACGTCTGCAGTTAAAACTCGTGGTCAAGTCTCAGGTGGTGGTCGTAAGCCTTGGCGACAAAAAGGTACCGGGCGGGCCCGAGCCGGCTCGTCACGTTCGCCAATTTGGGTTGGTGGCGGTAAAGTTTTCGGCCCAACGAAGGAGCGTAACTATAAGACCAGGCTGCCACAGAAAATGCAGCGCCGAGCACTTACAGAAATACTCAATACAATTAAAAACGACGTTAAGACCGTTTCTAGCCTCGCCATGAAAGAAATTAAGACCAAAGCCGCTGCCGAAATGCTGCGAAAGCTTCAAGTAAATGGCGCCGCTTTGCTTATCACAGAGAAAATTCAGCCAGAGCTACTACTTTCAACCAACAACTTGCCGAATGTATCTGTTACAACAGTTGAGAATTTATCGATTGGCGACTTTGTTTCTGAGCGAAGTGTCGTGATGGAGCAAAAAGTTTTCGACAAATTGTTCCCAGAAGCCAAAAAAGCCCCGGCTAAGCCTAAAGCAACTAAAAAAGCGGAGACTAAATAA
- the pcm gene encoding protein-L-isoaspartate O-methyltransferase, which produces MRSNETMVESLVARRVLKSTHLIRAFEEVDRGLFVPKGYLQQAYYDSPLPIGHNQTISQPTTVAIMLELLQPQPGHVVLDVGSGSGWTTALVAAAAGPSSRVIGVERQGDLVVLGQKNLAKLHLPWAEIRASGTELGYPVEAPYDRILVSASAPDMPSQLLGQLKQGGTLVIPIQNSIYQIKKTLTGIVQRELPGFAFVPLRVAFA; this is translated from the coding sequence ATGAGATCTAACGAAACTATGGTTGAGTCGTTAGTTGCCAGGCGGGTTTTAAAGTCAACCCATTTAATTAGGGCGTTCGAAGAAGTAGATAGGGGATTGTTCGTGCCGAAAGGCTATCTCCAACAGGCATATTACGACTCGCCACTACCGATCGGGCACAACCAGACAATCTCGCAACCCACCACGGTGGCGATAATGCTTGAGCTGCTACAGCCTCAACCAGGACATGTCGTTCTTGACGTTGGCTCGGGTTCTGGCTGGACTACCGCACTCGTTGCTGCCGCCGCTGGACCCTCTAGCAGAGTAATTGGCGTAGAGCGTCAGGGTGATCTTGTTGTCCTAGGCCAGAAGAATCTTGCCAAGCTGCATTTACCCTGGGCTGAAATTCGCGCAAGTGGCACGGAATTGGGCTATCCAGTCGAAGCGCCGTACGACAGGATCTTAGTTTCAGCCAGTGCACCAGATATGCCGAGCCAATTACTGGGCCAGTTAAAACAAGGGGGAACATTAGTGATACCGATTCAAAATTCGATTTATCAGATCAAAAAAACCTTGACGGGCATTGTTCAACGAGAGCTGCCTGGTTTTGCTTTTGTGCCGTTGCGGGTAGCGTTCGCCTAA
- the fusA gene encoding elongation factor G — translation MAREYPLESVRNFGIIAHIDAGKTTVSERILFFTGKTYKIGEVHEGAAVMDWMEQEQERGITITAAATTTFWKDHTFNIIDTPGHIDFTVEVQRSLRVLDGAVTVFDGVAGVEAQSETVWRQADKYKVPRICFVNKLDRIGADFKHVIKTIHDRLGAKTAILQLPIGTEDQLKGVVDLLENKALVWPKEEATEPTIEDVPADMKAEVEEYRSKLIEQIAETDEALLEKFFAGEELAIDELKKALRKAVINVELFPVMAGSALKNKGVQPLLDAVVDYLPSPLDVPPVEGINPKNEEEKIVRETSDDVPFTALAFKVATDPFVGSLTFFRVYAGKLAAGSYVLNPGKGEKERIGRIVRLHANSREDVKEVYAGEIAAAVGLKATTTGDTLCAENAPIVLEQISFPEPVIKMSIEPKTKADQEKMGAALQRLAAEDPTLRLSKDETGSQTLIEGMGELHLDIIVDRMKREFNVEAIKGAPQVAYKETIKSTVKQEGKYIKQTGGRGQYGHVWLQIEPQESGTGFEFVNKIVGGTIPREFIPSVEKGIKDALTKGVVAGYPMVDIKATLYDGSYHDVDSSDVAFQIAGAMAFKDGCKKANPILLEPIMKVEVVTPEEFFGNAMGDLNSRRGRVMGTEDRGNSKVIDSHVPLAEMFGYITDLRGMSQGRASFTMEFDHYEEAPSNITAGIVGKSAKAEA, via the coding sequence ATGGCACGTGAATATCCGTTAGAGAGTGTCCGTAACTTTGGCATAATTGCTCACATCGACGCTGGTAAAACCACCGTTTCGGAACGCATCCTGTTCTTCACCGGTAAAACTTACAAGATTGGTGAAGTACACGAGGGTGCGGCCGTCATGGACTGGATGGAGCAGGAACAAGAGCGTGGTATTACTATCACCGCCGCCGCTACCACCACTTTTTGGAAAGATCACACGTTCAACATCATCGACACCCCGGGACACATCGACTTTACCGTTGAAGTTCAGCGCTCTCTGCGCGTGCTTGACGGGGCGGTGACCGTTTTTGATGGTGTGGCCGGTGTTGAGGCGCAAAGTGAAACTGTTTGGCGACAAGCCGACAAGTATAAAGTACCGCGAATCTGTTTCGTCAATAAACTCGATCGTATCGGGGCGGATTTCAAGCACGTTATTAAAACCATTCACGATCGTCTCGGCGCCAAGACAGCGATTCTCCAACTGCCAATCGGCACCGAGGATCAGTTAAAGGGTGTTGTCGATTTACTCGAGAACAAAGCCCTGGTTTGGCCAAAAGAAGAAGCCACCGAACCCACGATCGAAGACGTTCCGGCCGATATGAAAGCCGAAGTCGAAGAGTATCGCAGTAAACTAATCGAACAAATCGCCGAAACTGACGAAGCCCTGCTGGAAAAGTTTTTTGCCGGTGAAGAGCTCGCTATTGATGAGTTGAAAAAAGCGCTTCGTAAAGCGGTCATCAATGTCGAACTCTTTCCCGTCATGGCTGGTTCTGCCCTCAAAAACAAAGGCGTTCAGCCGTTGCTAGACGCAGTTGTTGATTATCTTCCGTCGCCGCTTGATGTTCCGCCGGTTGAGGGAATTAACCCGAAAAACGAAGAAGAAAAAATTGTCCGCGAAACTTCTGACGACGTACCATTTACAGCCCTTGCCTTTAAAGTCGCAACCGATCCTTTTGTTGGCTCGTTAACGTTCTTCCGCGTCTACGCCGGAAAACTTGCTGCTGGCTCGTATGTTTTAAACCCTGGAAAAGGCGAGAAAGAACGTATCGGTCGCATCGTCCGCTTGCACGCCAATAGCCGCGAGGACGTCAAAGAAGTCTACGCTGGTGAAATTGCCGCTGCTGTGGGATTAAAAGCCACTACTACTGGCGACACTCTCTGCGCCGAAAATGCGCCGATCGTGCTGGAACAGATCAGTTTCCCAGAGCCGGTCATCAAAATGTCAATCGAGCCGAAAACCAAAGCCGACCAAGAAAAAATGGGCGCTGCCCTGCAACGTCTCGCCGCCGAAGACCCAACTCTACGTTTATCTAAAGACGAAACTGGCTCACAAACGCTGATCGAAGGCATGGGCGAGCTTCACCTCGACATTATCGTCGACCGCATGAAGCGCGAGTTCAACGTTGAAGCCATTAAAGGCGCGCCGCAGGTTGCTTACAAAGAAACGATCAAAAGCACCGTCAAACAAGAAGGCAAATACATCAAACAAACCGGTGGCCGCGGCCAGTACGGTCACGTTTGGCTGCAAATCGAGCCGCAAGAATCAGGAACCGGCTTTGAATTCGTCAACAAGATTGTCGGCGGCACCATTCCTCGCGAATTCATTCCTTCAGTTGAAAAGGGTATCAAAGACGCCCTGACCAAGGGTGTAGTTGCCGGCTATCCAATGGTTGATATTAAAGCCACGCTTTACGATGGTTCGTACCACGACGTCGACTCTAGTGACGTTGCCTTCCAGATTGCCGGCGCCATGGCCTTCAAAGATGGTTGTAAAAAAGCTAACCCGATTCTCCTTGAACCGATAATGAAGGTTGAAGTCGTCACGCCGGAAGAGTTCTTCGGTAACGCGATGGGCGACTTAAACAGTCGTCGTGGCCGAGTAATGGGTACCGAAGATCGCGGCAACTCCAAAGTTATCGACTCGCACGTCCCGCTTGCTGAAATGTTTGGCTACATCACTGATCTTCGCGGTATGAGCCAAGGACGAGCTTCGTTCACCATGGAATTTGACCATTACGAAGAGGCGCCGAGCAATATCACCGCTGGCATCGTTGGGAAAAGTGCCAAGGCAGAGGCGTAA
- the rplB gene encoding 50S ribosomal protein L2, whose product MPRAVKPTGNARRGMTYTEFGALTKKRPESSLTLSLKKHAGRDKRGHISIRHRGGGAKRLYRIIDFKFLPFEGKATVKALEYDPNRSSFIALLEMPDGSKKYVLATENMKAGDTLTSGVTKGFSHGSRNKLKDIPVGYEVHNIEMQPGRGGQSVRSAGSSATITAKEGKYAYIRMPSSEIRRILIECMASVGRVSNTTHNLVRLSKAGRVRHMGWRPTVRGKAMNPNSHPHGGGEAVNPIGLKYPKTPWGKHALGVKTRRNKRTDKFIVSRRKKK is encoded by the coding sequence ATGCCACGCGCTGTTAAACCGACCGGCAACGCCCGCCGCGGCATGACTTACACCGAGTTTGGAGCACTAACCAAAAAGCGACCTGAGTCGTCACTGACACTAAGCTTGAAGAAGCACGCTGGCCGCGACAAGAGGGGACACATCTCAATTCGTCACCGCGGTGGTGGTGCTAAACGGCTATACCGCATTATTGATTTCAAATTCTTGCCATTCGAAGGTAAGGCAACTGTCAAAGCACTCGAGTACGATCCAAATCGCAGCTCCTTTATCGCGCTTTTGGAGATGCCGGACGGTAGCAAAAAATACGTCCTCGCCACCGAAAATATGAAGGCTGGCGACACTCTAACCTCCGGGGTTACCAAAGGGTTTTCCCATGGTTCCAGAAACAAACTAAAAGACATTCCTGTTGGTTACGAAGTTCATAATATTGAAATGCAGCCAGGCCGTGGCGGCCAGTCTGTCCGTTCTGCAGGATCTTCGGCAACAATTACCGCCAAGGAAGGCAAATACGCCTATATCAGGATGCCTTCTTCAGAAATCAGGAGAATCTTGATAGAATGTATGGCGTCAGTTGGTAGGGTCTCGAACACAACTCACAATTTAGTACGTCTTTCGAAAGCTGGCCGTGTTCGCCATATGGGCTGGAGACCAACAGTTCGTGGTAAAGCCATGAACCCAAATTCCCACCCACACGGCGGCGGTGAGGCAGTTAACCCGATTGGTTTGAAATATCCAAAAACTCCATGGGGCAAACACGCTCTTGGTGTTAAAACCCGACGCAATAAGCGGACGGACAAATTTATTGTTAGTAGAAGGAAGAAAAAGTAA